Proteins encoded by one window of Metamycoplasma subdolum:
- the efp gene encoding elongation factor P — protein sequence MINVNDLKQGVTFQLEGNIYVVLEAQHSKQGRGQANVKVKVKDLRTGSITIKSFTGGEKVEKAMIEKVNMDFLYNSGDGIVLMDQETFEQIEIPNEHVKWELNFLKEGLKVQVRKFNEEVLDIELPVNVALKVTSAPDAVRGNTVQAAQKKVIVETDFEVETPLFIKEGEEILVSTETGKYIGRA from the coding sequence ATGATTAATGTTAATGATTTAAAACAAGGCGTAACTTTCCAACTTGAAGGAAATATTTATGTTGTTTTAGAAGCACAACATTCAAAACAAGGTAGAGGTCAAGCTAACGTAAAAGTTAAAGTTAAAGACTTAAGAACTGGCTCAATTACTATTAAGTCATTCACTGGCGGAGAAAAAGTTGAAAAAGCAATGATTGAAAAAGTAAATATGGACTTTTTATACAACTCTGGCGATGGAATTGTTTTAATGGATCAAGAAACTTTTGAGCAAATCGAAATTCCAAATGAACATGTTAAATGAGAACTCAACTTTTTAAAAGAAGGACTTAAAGTTCAAGTTAGAAAATTTAATGAAGAAGTTTTAGATATCGAACTTCCTGTTAATGTTGCTTTAAAAGTAACATCAGCACCAGATGCTGTAAGAGGAAATACAGTTCAAGCAGCACAAAAGAAGGTTATTGTAGAAACAGATTTTGAAGTTGAAACTCCTTTATTTATTAAAGAAGGCGAAGAAATTTTAGTTTCAACTGAAACTGGTAAATATATTGGAAGAGCATAA
- the rsmI gene encoding 16S rRNA (cytidine(1402)-2'-O)-methyltransferase: MDFKLFVVGTPIGNLDDITLRAINTLKEVDIILCEDIRNSQKLLKHFEINNKSLISYHNFNERQVAPKIIKLIKEENKKVALISDAGMPCISDPGFCIISLAKKENIFVDVIGGPTALIHAIIKANQSSTFTFLGFLKDKTLQRQNELKNLTFNTYVAYVSPHKLEQTLKDFALVFNNEIDLFLIKEMTKVFETTYEGKPLEILEKLNGNFKGEFTIVFTIKKPASVKVNKYKN; this comes from the coding sequence ATGGACTTTAAATTATTTGTAGTTGGTACTCCAATTGGAAATCTTGACGATATTACTTTAAGAGCAATCAACACCCTAAAAGAAGTTGACATAATTCTTTGTGAAGATATTAGAAATAGTCAAAAACTTTTAAAACATTTTGAAATAAATAATAAAAGTTTAATCAGTTATCATAACTTTAATGAAAGACAAGTTGCTCCAAAAATTATTAAACTAATTAAAGAAGAAAATAAAAAAGTTGCTCTAATTTCTGATGCTGGAATGCCTTGTATTTCTGATCCAGGATTTTGCATAATTTCTCTTGCTAAAAAAGAAAATATTTTTGTTGATGTAATTGGCGGACCCACCGCTTTAATTCATGCAATTATTAAAGCAAATCAAAGTTCAACTTTTACCTTTCTTGGGTTCTTAAAAGACAAAACATTACAAAGACAAAATGAACTTAAAAATTTAACTTTTAATACTTATGTTGCTTATGTTTCACCACACAAACTTGAACAAACTTTAAAAGATTTTGCATTAGTTTTTAATAATGAAATTGACTTATTTTTAATCAAAGAAATGACTAAAGTTTTTGAAACCACTTATGAAGGAAAACCACTTGAAATTTTAGAAAAACTTAATGGAAATTTCAAGGGTGAATTTACAATTGTTTTTACCATTAAAAAGCCTGCAAGTGTTAAGGTTAATAAGTATAAAAATTAA
- the ylqF gene encoding ribosome biogenesis GTPase YlqF encodes MINWFPGHMAKQFRLLKEKQKLFDLFIILLDSRLPLSSFNPEIFEIAKNKKILFIFNKIDLTNLTRLKQITNQYKEKGEVILTNLKSKDAFAKINSIINKYYLESKKRNDLKNKLTPPLKCVVVGMPNVGKSTLINLLKKSKVAKVGAMAGVTRSEQWINCKNYMLLDTPGLLMPKIEGDIGPKLALVGSISKDAISLNEFIVEIYKVVSKYFPEKIEEIKLKPSFSEEEIYEQIYEHAKNSNFLLKGNELDFNKSANNLINYFSNLTNVIYD; translated from the coding sequence ATGATAAATTGATTTCCGGGCCATATGGCCAAACAATTTAGACTATTAAAAGAAAAGCAAAAACTTTTTGATCTTTTTATAATTTTGTTAGATTCTCGTCTTCCCCTTTCTTCTTTTAATCCTGAAATTTTTGAAATTGCAAAAAATAAAAAGATTTTATTCATTTTCAACAAGATTGATTTAACTAATTTAACAAGACTTAAACAAATAACAAATCAATATAAAGAAAAAGGCGAAGTAATTCTTACTAATTTAAAATCTAAGGATGCATTTGCCAAAATAAATTCAATAATTAATAAATACTATTTAGAATCAAAAAAGAGAAATGATTTAAAAAACAAACTTACTCCACCTTTAAAATGCGTTGTTGTAGGAATGCCAAATGTTGGAAAATCAACTTTAATAAATTTACTTAAAAAATCTAAAGTTGCAAAAGTTGGAGCAATGGCAGGAGTTACTAGAAGTGAACAATGAATAAACTGCAAAAATTACATGCTTTTAGATACGCCGGGACTTCTTATGCCAAAAATAGAAGGTGATATTGGGCCAAAACTTGCCTTAGTTGGTTCAATTAGCAAAGATGCAATTTCACTAAATGAATTTATTGTAGAAATTTATAAAGTTGTTTCAAAATATTTCCCAGAAAAAATTGAAGAAATAAAATTAAAACCTTCATTTTCTGAAGAAGAAATATATGAGCAAATTTACGAACACGCTAAAAATTCAAACTTTTTATTAAAAGGGAATGAGTTAGATTTTAATAAATCTGCAAATAATCTCATCAATTATTTTAGCAATTTAACTAACGTCATTTATGATTAG
- a CDS encoding transketolase family protein encodes MMKYSANIDQICIDNLKINALAMIEKANFGFSGAALSAATIMHSLFCYHLKFDLTDPTWINRDRFILSSSHGSSIYYAMQYILGLLSKKDLESFHELNSKTPAFIEKDVQRMQEIHAGLPGHGISHAVGLALAEEIMSSKFPEISHNTYVLCSDSDLQEGISQEAISFAGTQRLSKLIILYDANGVQNDAYIPYMSKSDKSKKYNAMGWNYIFCENITSKINKAIRNAKKGNRPTIIEIKTIIGEGTKVENSVFANDYIPSKEDIQEIKDRITYKRHNNFEIKDDVINFYKANLEKKIENNSWFATKKLKEFLESEIKINLNDVISQNEKSLSFLAGKIINNISSKFDQLLISTADISRETNIRGATGLLAPNNKYGRDLFFGKREQAMGAISLGIASYANLNVVLATKLIYADLIKPSIKLAKDMKLKIMFVFTHDSVFDNLEGYSKQPLYEIASLRTIKDLKILRPVDEKELKGAFELLYNKLNEPCILLLHNQAVKNLEKSDKFKFINGSYFLRKGKSDFTLISTGYDLQIASEIADDLDLNLISASNIDNLDKLNYKWDKSISLESGSTLGWKNYAKYNLGLEKTGKSGKLNELKEYFEFTKQKLIEKIKKIM; translated from the coding sequence ATGATGAAATATAGTGCTAATATTGACCAAATTTGTATTGATAATTTAAAAATCAATGCTCTTGCAATGATTGAAAAAGCAAATTTTGGTTTCTCTGGTGCTGCTTTAAGTGCAGCAACCATCATGCACTCTTTATTTTGTTATCATTTAAAATTCGATTTAACTGACCCGACCTGAATCAACCGTGACAGGTTTATTTTATCTTCATCTCATGGTTCTTCAATTTACTATGCAATGCAATATATCTTAGGACTTTTAAGTAAAAAAGATTTAGAATCTTTTCATGAACTAAACTCAAAAACACCAGCTTTTATTGAAAAAGATGTTCAAAGAATGCAAGAAATTCATGCTGGACTTCCAGGCCATGGAATTTCACATGCAGTTGGTCTTGCACTTGCTGAAGAAATAATGTCTTCAAAATTTCCTGAAATTTCACACAATACTTATGTTCTTTGTTCCGATAGCGACTTGCAAGAAGGAATTAGTCAAGAGGCAATTTCATTTGCAGGAACTCAAAGACTAAGTAAATTAATTATTCTTTATGATGCTAACGGCGTTCAAAACGATGCATATATTCCTTATATGTCAAAAAGTGATAAATCAAAGAAATACAATGCAATGGGTTGAAACTATATTTTCTGTGAAAATATTACTTCGAAAATTAATAAGGCAATAAGAAATGCTAAAAAAGGAAATCGTCCAACTATTATTGAAATCAAAACCATAATTGGCGAAGGAACAAAAGTAGAAAACTCTGTTTTTGCCAATGATTATATTCCTTCAAAGGAAGATATTCAAGAAATAAAAGATAGAATAACTTACAAAAGACATAATAACTTTGAAATCAAAGATGATGTTATTAATTTTTATAAAGCAAATTTAGAGAAAAAAATTGAAAATAACAGCTGATTTGCAACAAAAAAACTTAAAGAATTTCTAGAGAGTGAAATCAAAATTAACTTAAATGATGTAATAAGTCAAAATGAAAAATCTTTAAGTTTTCTTGCTGGAAAAATCATTAACAATATAAGTAGTAAATTTGACCAACTTCTAATCTCAACGGCAGATATTTCACGTGAAACAAACATAAGAGGAGCAACTGGCTTGCTTGCTCCAAACAATAAATATGGTAGAGATTTATTTTTTGGAAAAAGAGAACAAGCAATGGGAGCAATTTCTTTAGGAATTGCTTCATATGCAAATTTAAATGTTGTTTTAGCAACTAAATTAATCTATGCGGATTTAATCAAACCTTCAATAAAACTTGCAAAAGATATGAAATTAAAAATTATGTTTGTTTTCACCCATGATTCAGTTTTTGATAACCTTGAAGGATATTCAAAGCAACCTTTATATGAAATTGCATCTTTAAGAACAATTAAAGATCTAAAGATATTGCGTCCGGTAGATGAAAAAGAATTAAAAGGGGCTTTTGAACTTCTTTATAACAAACTAAATGAACCTTGCATACTGTTGCTTCATAACCAAGCAGTAAAAAATCTCGAAAAAAGTGATAAATTCAAATTTATTAATGGTTCATATTTTTTAAGAAAAGGCAAATCGGATTTCACACTTATTTCGACTGGTTATGATTTACAAATAGCAAGTGAAATTGCAGATGATTTAGATTTAAATTTAATTTCTGCTTCAAATATAGATAATCTTGATAAGTTAAATTACAAGTGAGATAAGTCAATTTCTTTAGAAAGTGGCAGCACTTTAGGTTGAAAAAACTATGCTAAATACAATTTGGGCCTTGAAAAAACAGGGAAAAGTGGTAAGCTTAACGAATTAAAAGAATACTTTGAATTTACTAAGCAAAAATTAATTGAAAAAATTAAAAAAATAATGTAA
- the ffh gene encoding signal recognition particle protein, which translates to MLDFIQKRMQRSMEKINKKISITEEDILEVLREVKLALLEADVNLEVVRTFTKQVKEKALSSQIIGKLNQSQTFLKIFKDELTNILGKKTLDIKLKNIPTKIMMVGLQGSGKTTTAAKLTTYFKKKKLCQNPLLVGVDVYRPAAREQLEQLAKQTQTQFYSETHNDPIKIAKNAVEKAYQNKNDLIIIDTAGRLSIDEALMQEIKNIKKTIHPDYILLVVDALSGQDVINVAKTFHEEVELDGTIITKLDSDARGGAALSIAHILQVPICFIGVGEKISGLEVFHPDRMADRILGMGDMMSLIEKAKDEVDEKLMKKIGYKMLTGKFDLDDLMNSLEQIKKLGKMRGILKMIPGLANKIDDEKIEESEKKFKIYTVLINSMTQQEKKSPKLLKNASRKERILKGSGRSAHEYNLLVADFERMSKQMKEVSDGKLKIDPKMFS; encoded by the coding sequence ATGTTAGATTTTATACAAAAAAGAATGCAAAGATCAATGGAGAAAATTAATAAAAAAATCTCCATTACTGAAGAAGATATTTTAGAAGTTTTAAGAGAAGTAAAGTTAGCTTTATTAGAAGCTGACGTTAATTTAGAAGTTGTTAGAACTTTTACAAAACAAGTAAAAGAAAAAGCCTTAAGTTCACAAATTATTGGAAAACTTAATCAATCACAAACATTTCTTAAAATTTTCAAAGATGAACTTACTAATATTCTTGGTAAGAAAACTCTTGATATTAAACTTAAAAATATTCCAACAAAAATCATGATGGTTGGACTTCAAGGGTCAGGTAAAACTACAACCGCGGCAAAGTTGACTACATATTTTAAAAAGAAAAAACTATGTCAAAATCCACTTTTGGTTGGAGTTGACGTTTATAGGCCTGCCGCACGTGAACAATTAGAACAACTTGCAAAGCAAACTCAAACTCAGTTTTATTCAGAAACTCACAACGATCCTATAAAAATTGCAAAAAATGCAGTTGAAAAAGCTTATCAAAATAAAAATGATTTAATTATTATTGACACTGCGGGTCGTCTTTCAATTGATGAAGCATTAATGCAAGAAATTAAAAACATTAAAAAAACAATTCACCCAGATTACATTTTATTAGTTGTAGATGCACTTTCAGGTCAAGATGTAATTAATGTTGCTAAAACTTTCCATGAAGAAGTTGAACTTGATGGAACAATTATTACCAAACTTGATTCAGATGCTCGTGGTGGTGCTGCACTTTCAATTGCTCATATTCTTCAAGTTCCAATTTGCTTTATTGGGGTTGGTGAAAAAATTAGCGGTCTTGAAGTTTTCCATCCTGATAGAATGGCAGATAGAATTTTGGGAATGGGTGACATGATGTCACTTATTGAAAAAGCCAAAGATGAAGTTGATGAAAAACTTATGAAAAAAATTGGCTACAAAATGCTTACTGGAAAATTTGATTTAGATGATTTAATGAATAGTTTAGAACAAATAAAAAAGCTTGGAAAAATGCGTGGAATTTTAAAAATGATTCCAGGTTTGGCCAACAAAATTGACGATGAAAAAATTGAAGAAAGTGAAAAGAAATTCAAAATTTATACTGTGTTAATTAATTCAATGACACAACAAGAAAAAAAGAGCCCTAAACTTCTAAAAAACGCCTCTAGAAAAGAAAGAATTCTAAAAGGAAGCGGAAGAAGTGCTCACGAATATAATTTACTAGTTGCTGACTTTGAAAGAATGTCAAAACAAATGAAAGAAGTTTCAGACGGCAAGCTAAAAATTGATCCAAAAATGTTTAGTTAA
- the nadE gene encoding NAD(+) synthase: protein MKKENFKYKSLTKKEQKIYQNLISKLSTWLKQKVASSFSSGITLGISGGVDSATLACLCSRIFAENAYFYYFKTGEDLVTENHVKKLEKTLNHKIKIIELTESFDKLTKDLKVKNKKVIANLKSRFFMASLYAKSQEKNTLVLGTDNFDEYFLGYFTKYGDGGCDLLPFANLKKSEVYVLANLLSVPKEIIEKHPSANLYKKQYDEIELGFTYEEFEKWKLDKNLVSNKTSERIEYLHKISNHKRELIPKGPKLK from the coding sequence ATGAAAAAAGAGAATTTTAAATACAAATCACTTACAAAAAAAGAGCAAAAAATTTATCAAAATTTAATTTCCAAACTCTCAACTTGACTTAAACAAAAAGTTGCATCATCTTTTTCTTCAGGCATAACTTTGGGAATTAGTGGAGGTGTAGATTCTGCCACACTTGCTTGTCTTTGCTCGCGTATATTTGCTGAAAATGCTTATTTTTATTACTTCAAAACCGGCGAAGATTTAGTTACTGAAAATCATGTTAAAAAACTTGAAAAAACATTGAATCATAAAATTAAAATAATTGAATTGACTGAAAGTTTTGATAAATTAACTAAAGATTTAAAGGTGAAAAATAAAAAAGTTATTGCTAATTTAAAATCAAGATTTTTTATGGCATCTCTTTATGCTAAAAGCCAAGAAAAAAATACTTTGGTTTTAGGAACTGATAATTTTGATGAGTATTTTTTAGGTTATTTTACAAAGTATGGAGATGGCGGATGTGATCTTTTACCATTTGCTAATTTGAAAAAATCTGAAGTGTATGTTTTAGCTAATCTTTTAAGTGTGCCAAAAGAAATCATTGAAAAACATCCATCAGCTAATTTATATAAAAAGCAATATGATGAAATTGAACTTGGCTTTACTTATGAAGAGTTTGAAAAATGAAAACTTGATAAAAATTTAGTAAGTAATAAAACCAGCGAAAGAATTGAATATTTGCATAAAATTTCAAATCATAAACGTGAATTAATTCCTAAAGGTCCCAAATTAAAATAA
- a CDS encoding dimethylarginine dimethylaminohydrolase family protein, whose protein sequence is MKKFNNCIVKTPASSMVDGITSAPELGKPIYKLALEQHKDYIKKLEATGVKVTIAEKNEKFPDSCFVEDTAVIHPGEFAILTNPGAASRNGEKHEMLPILQKFFDSKHLYKIEAPGTVDGGDVMMVGDTYFIGMSERTNREGIRQFFNIMAKHGKKVYPVPMTEMLHLKTGVNYLEHNNLLISGEFLTYPIFNDFNKIVVPASEGYAANCIWMNETVIVPKGYPTVLKAIKDLGIYNVVECDTSEYKKLDGGLSCLSLRF, encoded by the coding sequence ATGAAAAAATTTAACAACTGTATTGTAAAAACACCAGCATCAAGCATGGTTGATGGTATTACATCTGCTCCAGAACTAGGAAAACCAATTTACAAACTAGCTCTAGAACAACACAAAGACTATATTAAAAAACTTGAAGCAACTGGCGTTAAAGTTACAATAGCTGAAAAAAATGAAAAATTCCCAGACTCATGTTTCGTAGAAGACACTGCTGTTATTCACCCAGGAGAATTTGCAATTTTAACAAACCCTGGTGCAGCATCACGTAATGGTGAAAAACATGAAATGCTTCCTATATTACAAAAATTCTTTGATAGTAAACATCTATACAAAATTGAAGCCCCAGGAACAGTAGACGGCGGAGATGTTATGATGGTTGGCGACACATACTTTATTGGTATGTCAGAAAGAACTAACCGTGAAGGAATTCGCCAATTCTTTAACATTATGGCAAAACACGGCAAAAAAGTTTATCCAGTTCCAATGACAGAAATGTTACACTTAAAAACTGGAGTTAACTATCTAGAACACAACAACTTATTAATTTCAGGAGAATTCCTAACCTACCCAATTTTCAATGACTTTAACAAGATTGTAGTTCCAGCAAGTGAAGGATACGCTGCAAACTGTATTTGAATGAATGAAACCGTTATCGTTCCTAAAGGATACCCAACAGTATTAAAGGCTATCAAAGATTTAGGTATTTACAATGTTGTAGAATGTGACACATCTGAATATAAAAAACTAGATGGTGGACTAAGCTGTTTATCACTAAGATTCTAA
- a CDS encoding glycine--tRNA ligase, whose product MSKNQKKNIQTIINHLKTQGFVYQNSEIYGGVINTWDYGPLACNIMSQIKKYWIRDFITREKNFQIDSKIIMNPNVWKASGHVDNFSDFLIENKVNQKRYRADHIVKDLFPEVNVEKSTLSELEKIIKEKVKEYDGSKTNWGEIRPFNLMFKTQMGAIDTQASHTFLRPETAQGIFVNFKNVARTTRAKLPFGIGQIGKSFRNEITPRDFIFRTREFEQMELEFFCLEKESDKFYKYWIKKCADFVKFLGLKKENIRIRPHEKEELSHYSKGTSDIEYLFPFGWGELLGIANRGNYDLTQHSKFSNTELDYLLEDGSKVIPYCIEPSIGLDRLLLALLIDAYNEEEIAKDDIRIVLKLDFNISPYQVAVFPLMKKLNKEALEIYDSLLQTTDLRLIYDETGSIGKRYRRQDAIGTKFAITVDFETLENKTVTVRERDSMEQKRIPINDLKTYFENFRK is encoded by the coding sequence GTGTCTAAAAATCAGAAAAAAAATATTCAAACAATAATCAATCATTTAAAAACTCAAGGCTTTGTTTATCAAAACTCAGAGATTTATGGTGGTGTAATCAACACTTGAGATTATGGACCTTTGGCTTGCAACATCATGAGCCAAATTAAAAAATACTGGATTAGAGATTTCATAACTCGCGAAAAGAATTTTCAAATTGATTCAAAAATTATTATGAATCCTAATGTTTGAAAAGCGAGTGGTCATGTTGACAACTTTTCAGATTTTTTAATTGAAAATAAAGTTAATCAAAAACGTTATCGTGCGGATCATATCGTTAAAGATTTGTTTCCAGAAGTTAATGTTGAAAAATCCACTCTTTCTGAACTTGAAAAAATTATTAAAGAAAAAGTTAAAGAATATGACGGCAGCAAAACTAATTGAGGCGAAATTAGACCATTCAATTTAATGTTTAAAACTCAAATGGGAGCCATTGATACACAAGCAAGTCATACGTTTTTACGTCCTGAAACTGCACAAGGAATTTTTGTAAACTTTAAAAATGTAGCAAGAACTACAAGGGCAAAACTTCCTTTTGGAATTGGGCAAATTGGTAAAAGTTTTCGTAATGAAATTACTCCACGTGATTTTATTTTTAGAACAAGAGAATTTGAACAAATGGAACTTGAATTTTTCTGTTTAGAAAAAGAAAGCGACAAATTTTATAAATACTGAATCAAAAAATGTGCTGATTTTGTTAAATTTTTAGGTCTTAAAAAAGAAAATATTAGAATTAGACCTCATGAAAAAGAAGAACTAAGCCATTACTCAAAGGGAACAAGCGATATTGAATATTTATTTCCTTTTGGTTGAGGCGAACTTTTAGGAATTGCAAATCGTGGTAATTACGATTTAACTCAACATTCAAAATTTTCAAACACTGAACTTGATTATCTTTTAGAAGATGGAAGTAAAGTTATTCCTTATTGCATTGAACCTTCAATTGGTTTAGATCGTCTGCTTTTAGCACTTTTAATTGATGCTTACAATGAAGAAGAAATTGCAAAAGATGATATCAGAATTGTTTTAAAACTAGATTTTAATATTTCACCATATCAAGTTGCAGTTTTTCCATTAATGAAAAAACTTAACAAAGAAGCTTTGGAAATCTACGATTCTCTTTTACAAACAACAGATTTGAGATTAATTTATGATGAAACCGGTTCAATTGGCAAAAGATATAGAAGGCAAGATGCAATTGGAACTAAATTTGCAATCACAGTAGATTTTGAAACTTTAGAAAATAAAACTGTCACCGTGCGTGAAAGAGACAGCATGGAACAAAAACGTATCCCAATTAACGATTTAAAAACATATTTTGAAAATTTTAGAAAGTAA
- a CDS encoding tRNA (cytidine(34)-2'-O)-methyltransferase: MINIILYQPEINGNTANIIRTTFATNSKLHIIKPTGFDLHPHWLKRNGAGHLLSEVPHEIHTNYDAFFKKYKDKNIFYITRYGLKNYTKVNFQKENKKSGEIWVMFGAESTGIPKTIMQKKIKNCLRIPMNGSCRSLNLANSVSIVIFEILRQLKFEGLSEFEVQKGKDFILK; this comes from the coding sequence ATGATTAACATTATTTTATATCAGCCAGAAATAAATGGCAATACTGCAAATATTATTAGAACCACCTTTGCCACAAATTCAAAATTGCACATAATTAAACCAACTGGTTTTGATTTACATCCACATTGACTTAAAAGAAATGGTGCTGGTCATCTTTTGAGCGAAGTTCCTCATGAAATTCATACAAATTATGATGCTTTCTTTAAAAAATATAAAGATAAGAATATCTTTTATATAACTCGCTATGGTCTTAAAAATTATACGAAAGTAAATTTTCAAAAAGAAAATAAAAAATCTGGCGAAATTTGAGTAATGTTTGGTGCTGAAAGTACAGGAATTCCTAAAACTATAATGCAAAAGAAGATTAAAAATTGCTTGCGAATTCCAATGAACGGATCTTGCCGTAGTTTAAACCTTGCAAACTCAGTTTCAATAGTTATCTTTGAAATTTTAAGGCAACTCAAATTTGAAGGATTAAGTGAATTTGAAGTTCAAAAAGGAAAAGATTTCATCTTGAAATAA
- a CDS encoding MHO_1580 family protein — MITLSQTQRSDYWTINPHNFWVKAQKVALIRKAKKRPDRYYYSDLTELNQNPILINFERKEGITFAQAIVHKKFVTRKKNSNEEPWNLAFTIDGKKFDSCYKDEDYYIFKFSLYDKYIFEIESVFFDNTFTIESGHEREGFLKLKVDFKLNKTFDEMTLYSRNKIAIKYVDKFTLRLDEDLLNETSAKNNFNFKMLTLDFKMLPYKQNEPYFNILEAEVYDEESIDLTQKYKLLKQKLLTKRIYLVDKKTGRKFALTPNIDQDLKNKKLRVKFHFNKSYYFDKQARDFVESQSVASYEKGLRFPANFSGKYDFEIEIQSLNDGIDKTIKMPINIPIALLDKNSGLIKLKLQNISKKLDEKQGKWKEIKLNATSSN; from the coding sequence TTGATTACTCTTAGTCAAACACAGCGATCAGATTATTGAACAATTAACCCGCACAATTTCTGAGTTAAAGCACAAAAAGTAGCATTAATTAGAAAAGCTAAGAAAAGGCCTGATAGATACTACTATTCTGATTTAACTGAGTTAAACCAAAATCCTATTTTAATTAATTTTGAGCGAAAGGAAGGCATCACCTTCGCTCAAGCAATAGTACACAAAAAGTTTGTAACACGAAAGAAAAACTCGAATGAAGAACCATGAAATTTAGCCTTCACAATCGATGGTAAAAAATTTGATAGTTGTTATAAAGATGAAGATTACTATATTTTCAAATTTTCTCTTTATGATAAATATATTTTCGAAATTGAATCAGTGTTTTTTGACAATACTTTCACAATTGAAAGTGGTCACGAACGTGAAGGATTTTTAAAACTAAAAGTTGACTTTAAATTAAATAAAACTTTTGATGAAATGACTCTTTATAGTCGAAATAAAATTGCAATAAAATATGTGGATAAATTTACACTTAGATTAGATGAAGATTTACTAAATGAAACTAGTGCAAAAAATAACTTTAATTTTAAGATGTTAACTTTAGATTTTAAAATGCTTCCTTATAAACAAAATGAACCTTATTTTAATATTTTAGAAGCAGAAGTTTATGATGAAGAATCAATTGATTTAACTCAAAAATACAAACTTTTAAAACAAAAACTTTTAACCAAAAGAATATATTTAGTTGATAAAAAAACTGGCAGAAAATTTGCCCTCACTCCAAACATTGATCAAGACTTAAAAAACAAAAAATTAAGAGTAAAATTTCATTTCAATAAATCTTACTATTTTGACAAGCAAGCTAGAGATTTTGTCGAAAGTCAAAGTGTAGCATCTTATGAAAAAGGATTAAGATTTCCTGCTAATTTTTCAGGTAAATATGACTTTGAAATTGAAATACAAAGTTTAAATGATGGAATAGATAAAACAATTAAGATGCCTATTAATATACCAATTGCCCTTTTAGATAAAAATAGTGGTCTTATCAAATTAAAATTGCAAAATATTAGTAAGAAGTTGGATGAAAAGCAAGGTAAATGAAAGGAAATTAAACTAAATGCTACCAGTTCAAATTAG
- a CDS encoding MMB_0454 family protein — protein MEYINVNTRMNMIFQVEKEAIYNSLKSIFDDIKNIKLVSEIEININSSKTNVTIKLSYRLSKTANFSFETKKLISLIEQKLFSLINTKPNNINLIYAGVYDEI, from the coding sequence ATGGAATATATTAATGTAAATACAAGAATGAATATGATCTTTCAAGTTGAAAAAGAAGCTATTTATAATTCTTTAAAATCAATCTTTGATGATATAAAAAACATTAAACTTGTTAGTGAAATTGAAATTAATATCAATTCATCAAAAACTAATGTTACTATAAAACTTTCTTATCGTCTTTCTAAAACTGCTAACTTTAGTTTTGAAACTAAAAAATTAATTTCATTAATAGAACAAAAACTGTTTTCATTAATCAACACTAAACCAAATAATATAAACTTAATTTACGCAGGAGTATATGATGAAATATAG